The nucleotide sequence CTGTCCCACAAGACTGACCTCACTTCAGACATCAATTGCAAGTAGTAGGTTGTTACCTATACCTCTGACCGACTGGTTACAATCTAGGGGTCCCATGATCCCCTACtttggtttgattaatttgctaggatGGTTCACAGGACTCAGAGAAATAATTGCATTTATTAGTGTATTATTATTAATGAAGAGTATTACAAAGAATAGAGATGAAAAGATACAGAGGCTGAAGTATGGAGGAGAGAGAATAGAGCTTTCATTGTCCAAGAGTTTTTATGAAGTTTAATCTCCAGTGTCCCCCACAACCCCTTTCCTGGAAGTTGGTGGGTGGGGCTGAAACTTTCGACCCTCTAATCCTCTAATCACTTGCTCTTTCTGGTGATCAGCCCCACCCTGGGGCTAATCAGGGGTCCCACCCTAAGTCACCTCATTAGCAGAaactctgcctgtaatcccagcattttgagaggctgaggtatgaggatcGGTCAAGctctggagttcaaaaccagcctgggcaacatagagagacctcctctccactaaaaataaaaaaaattagccaggcatggtggtacacacctgtagtctcagctactctggaggctgaagtgggaggatcagttgaccctaggaggttgaggctacagtgatacatgattgcaccactgcactacagcctgagtgacagagcaagaccctgtctcaaaataaataataaattaaatacaaaaacaaaaaaagaataaggtagaGCTACATATTGTGACATGAAACATGTCCAGTATATACTaattaagtaaagaaaaaagtatagtGCAGAGAAAATATGTACCATATAATCCTGTAATGCCAAATTTTTGCTcacatgtatatgatatatataatctatatatgcatattaaaaagtctgaaaatatatataataaatgtaaacagTAGTTACCACTGGAGTGGGAGATGAGGGAGATGGGATGGGATGTAAAGgaattttacttctatttttacaaatgtgcattgctttaattttttagcacactttttaaaattaaataaaaagcaatattaaAGTAACTTAATATCtatcctcttttctcttctttttggccacccaggctggagtgcagtggcataatcatagttcactgcagcctcaacctcctgggctcaagcaatcctccagcctcagcctcctgagtagctgggactacaggcacttatcaccatgcctggctaatttttatactgtttgtatagatgggattttgccatgttgcccaggctggtcttgaattcctggtctcaagcaatcctcccctctcatcctccccaaatgctggaattacaggcatgagccactgtgcctggtcctcttttctcatttccttaaGTCTTGGtaaaatagttttataatatcTGGGCATTTTTACAATTGAGCTCTTAGTCATGAAGGGTGTGTTTCTCAGTCTGGCCTTCTACCCATATAGAAGGAGGGTGGGGTGTGGCTGTTGCCTGCTCCCCACAGAAACACCCTTATGGTCTCTAGGAGGGGTAAGTCATATTGTTATCACGTTCACTTATTTACAGACATTTAGCTACTAGGTAAACATTACAAAgattgtggatttttaaaatgttgccacACAAACACCCAACTGAGTTATGTTAGAAACATCCTTGGTAACAGATTTCTGCATTTACTGCAGTTATTCAACGTTTGGGTGTGTGCGGGTGTCTTGTTTTTCCTACTTTATGTTAAGCTCTTTACAAACAAGGGACATATGATTATACTTCTATTTAAACCTGTGCAGGCCTAGTTACTGTTAGCAGACCTGTCCATAGTATCGGTTAAGGCAACTAGAAGCAGGCAACAGAGCACAGAACAAAATGGTTCTAGTCTACTGTTCTCCTTTTCTAATAGAAATTAACTGAATTCAGGCAACACTTGAGGTTTTGGGGCTCCTCCCTTTCACCATATGCTGGAATGAGTCAAGGCTGTGTATGGGAAATGATCACTCTATTTAAATTATGTCATTTAAACCTCCCTGTTGAGTAACAGACTTGACTTCTCTCAACAGTCAATCGGATCCACAAGATGAAGAATGCCATTGTGTGAGTACAGATTTGAACCCTGTTGCTAATCACTAGATGACCCTTTGGGCTATTTATCAAAAGGATCTGCGCCTTTTCTAAGCCTAAACTCGAGAGTCAATGATTATCCTTTTGTCACAGTCTTTTCTCCATACTGTgtcctatttttttctcctacaaAAACCAAACACATTAGCCCAGCatagttgtgcatgcctgtagtcccagctacttgggaggctgagttgggaggatcactgaagcccagaaggtggaggttatagtgagctgagatcgtgccactgtactccagcctgggcgtcagagcgagaccccatctctatttaaaaataagaagaagaagaaagaaagaaagaaaataagaaattataggccgggcatggtggctcacacctgtaatcccaacactttgggaggccgaggcaagctgatcacctgaggtcagaagttcgagaccagcctggtcaacacggtgaaaccctgtctctactaaaaatacaaaaattagctgggcgtggtggcacacgcctgtaatcccagctacttgggaggctcaggcaggagaatcgcttgaattcaggaggcagaggttgaagtgagctgagattgtgccattgtgctccagcctgggcgacaagagcgaaactctgtcttggggaaaaaaaaatatacatatatgtatatttttcatatgtgtgtatatatatataaaaaacccaAACATCTACTGATTGTTTGATCTAGTTATCATATATTGATTTAAAGTTTCTGGAGTTAAGAGGTCTTTACATAATAGAATTTTCAGTGATTCTCTTCTTTAGTATAATGTTCAAGTTATGCAAGTAATACATAAATTCAATTTCAGAAGAGCCATAGATTTAAATAATTAAGGGTAGCTTTCACTTCTGCCTGGTAATTTCACTTCCAGCTGGTGACACGTCAGCCTTGGTAGATGAGCTGGAGAAAGAATATTTAGGTGTTTCCATGACATGaatgctctttatttatttattttttcactttaaattgTCAGTCCAATAGAACACAAAGAATGAATATATATCAACTCCACACATCACTTCCCAAGACGCTTGCCTTTATTGCTGAGGTACCATTTTTATTTGACAACATTCAGAAAATATTCTGCGCACTTTTCAGAATCTCATAGAACCACACATAGAACCAACGAAACTAAAAATATGACATATCTGTGTACAATTCCCATATGCTTCATGgaatgctcaacaaatgtttactttacaaaatgtaaaagtattttttatatcaTGAAGATTAcacaaaaagtttattaaaaaattataaattcaaataGCATTTCTACTAGTCTAGTGCCCTAAATATCCGTTTTATCTGGGCATGAATGATTTGGCTTCAGTAAGCTTCAGCTCACTTACATCATTTAAACAATTACATTTAAGCTATCATATAGAGTACTGTGAATTtgtcagaaaaaaatctttaagataTATAAAATGTTCATGATATATGCAATAATGTCACAAAATAAGTATTGTTGCTGCTGACACATTTATggttaaaatataattatcttttATCTCAAGCaatgagcatagtacctggcTCATGgtaaggtttttaaaaacagcttttatTTAGATATGATTTACATACCATAGAATTCATTCATCCTTCACATGTAtaattcagtagtttttagtatattcacagagttgtgcaactagcaactttttgtttgtttgtttgtttgttttggagacaaggtgttgctctgtcacctgggctggaaggcagtggcaggatcatagctgactgcaatCTCAaagtctcaaagtcctgggctcaagtggtcctccagcctcagcctcttgaatagttgggactacaagtgcacactaCCACGCTcagctgattattattattattattattattactactggtagagatggagtcttgaatgttgcccaggctggtctcaaactcctgggctcaagtgattctcctgcctcagcctcccaaagtgctgggattacaagcataaaccACCTTGCCCTGCCAtaacccattttcttttttctttctttctctctttttttgttgagatagggtctcctctgtcacccaggctggagtgcagtggcacagtcacagctcactgcagcctcaaactcccagcatcagtggatcctcccaactcagcctcccaaacatctgggattacaggcgtgtgccataatgcctggctaacttttgtattttttgtagggatggggttttgccatgttccccaggctggtctcaaactactgcactcaagtgatctacccaccctggccttccaaagtgctgggattataagcatgagccccTCGAACAGCCATAAGCTATTTTCAAACCATTTTGATCACTCCAAAAGAAACCCACGCCCTTTGGCAGTCACTCCACATTCCCTCCTCACCTCAGCCTATTctctattctagacatttcatataactggaattatacagtatgtgaccttttgcatctggctttcTTCACTTAGCCTGTTTtgaagattcatccatattgtagcatgtgtcttCATTTTGtccatggctgaataatattccattgtctgaatgtatcacacttggtttatccattcatcatttgATGGATATGTGGGTAGTTTTTACTCTTTGGATATTATGAATACTACTACTATGAATATTgatatacaagtttttgtatggagatatgttcttatttttcttggttatatacctagaagtggaattactggatcatatggtaactctatgtgtaacattttgaggaactgctaagCTGTTTAAAAAGTATCTGTGTCATTTTACAATCTCACAGGCAACGTATGAAGATTTTAACTTCACATTTTCTCCAACACTTGctactgtctgtctgtcttttcttttttttcccttgatacagggcctcattctgtcacccaggctgaagtgcaattgTGTGGtcatggctctctgcaacctcaaactcttgagctcaagcaattattccccctcagccttccaggaagctgggactacaggcatgtgccaccatgccaggctaattcttttattttttattttttgtagagacagggtcttgctatttgcctcggctgctcttaaactccaggggtcaagtgatcctcctgcctcagcctcccaaagtactgggattatatgcatgagccatGGCTCCTAGCCTAGGAATTGTTTTTTCTAGCTTAATTGGATGTATTTAATGTTTATCTAAAGACACAGGATTCAGCTTCTttgcacagtttttaaaaaaaatcacatttatagTCTTCCCAtgttttaatatacagtatatagcaAAAACGTTACAAGTTATTCTATGCTAAGTTTTGGGACCCTTCTGAGGAGCTTACAGTTGAGGAAGGGAAAACAGTCACGGAAACCATCAGAATAAAAACAACTCACTTCCTGAAAACTTATACTCTTCAATCGTTCTGATCATGTAGCAATTTTCAtgcatattaattttaattacataattacattATAGATAATTATTTGAACTCACGAGAAATCAGATTTGCCTCCCTAATCTCTTTGCTGTCACCTGCAAGGCCTTGTCTTCTCTTAGCTTCCAAGGGCCAAAAACAACATCCACTTCCAAAGCTGCTATCATTTCTGCTTTGAAGGTTTCCTGAAgtaccacctcctccaggaagcctttccaCATTGAGATACAGAGTGGACAAGGATTCCTACTGCCAATACACAGTCTTGCACAGTCCACTGCCCCCAGACaaactaaaaagatttttaaaaatgcattcataTGTTAATGTTTCAAATCTTCACCTCTTTGTTTTTGTCTGCTGCTAACTTGGTACATCAGAGGTAGTGTGTCTTCTGTGGACctagtgttttgttgttgttgttgctgttttctgCATTTACCCTAACCTGTTAATATCTACTCTTGCTTTAGGGTTTAAATTCTAATATTTTCCttatctcccttctggctccagTTATGCTAGTCCTGCTAGGCACGTGGTGGGTATGGTAAATATTATTTGATGACGGCCTTGTTAACAGTCTTGTCTTCTGTTTCAGAACACCAGCTAATGAAAGAGTTAAGCGTGAAGTGCTTCATGCACAGAGCAACAGATGCTCAACAAATCAGTGATGAAATCCAAGAATGgtaatttcctttttctaattaGCCATGAGAGCTTCAAGCTCCCAATGGGGTAGTTACCAGAATTTGAAAAGTTAGACAGTCATTTACCCTCTTCTGAGTTAATCTGCATAAGCGGCTGGAGTGACCTGAGCTGGGACCCTGCcagtcatactgcccaaagataATTAAAAGCCCTGGCTAGGGTCAAGGGACCTGGATAGTAATCTTGGCTTCACCACTGTCTGACAAACCTTGGAAACTCGCTTTCCATCTACTCATTCACTTAGTAAATATTAATTAGGTCcaattatgggccaggcacggtgttaGGGGATGGAAATATAAGAGCAAGACCCAAGTCTCTCAATTCCTGGAATTCACATTCCACTGGAAAGGTGGGGACCGGAGTACAGCCTACATCACCTACAGGTTCAGTCTCCCTATCTCTAAAATGTTAGGACAACCTCTGGGTTCAATTCGAATGTTTAGGCCCTGTTAATTAGCATTTGATCACAGCTCAGAATATAGCAAAAGTCTCCCACTACCTCTGGCTTTCCCTTACAAAGGCGGGTATTACAAAAAGACTCGGTAGAAGTATTTTCTATAGTCTATCTTGCCCCGGAATGCAGGTCACGACTTTCTCCACCGCTTTGGACCTCTGGCTAGCATTCGCACCTATTCTCAAAGGGCCCTAAGTGATACTGCATTTGGTATTCTGAGAAAGCTTGTTTATAAAAGCCTAAAAGGCTTCCTTGCTTTCCCCCAAGCCAGATATTTGCCAAATGCCATAGGTCAGAGGTGCAAAGTTGGTTTTGTCTTAGCAAGGCAAGAGAATCCACTAGCGGACTCACCCTTGCCGGTGAGTCCAAGGAAACGCATAGAAAAGACACAGTGGTAAAACtagctgggcacctgtaatccctgcccaAGGCAAGGCTGAGGAAGGGGGATCACTTGGGCCCTGGAGGTCGAGGTCGCAGTGGgacatgatggcgccactgcactcagcctggaaggcagagcaagaccttgcctcaaaaagaaaaagaaaaaaaaaaaaaaaggaaaagacgcGGTGGTTCCACGAGTGGTGGCTAggacccataatcccaacactttaggaggtcgaggcgggaaacagcttgaggccagtagttcgacACCAGACTGGGCAACTGTGGTGAGACCctcgccttaaaaaaaaaaaaaaaaagaaagaaagaaaattagccgggtgcggtggtgcacacctgtggtttccagttactctggaggttgaggcgggaggatcgcttgagcccgggaggtcaaggctgcagtgagctatggactgcgccactacactctagcttcGGAGACaggtaagacccccatctctaaaaagataaaagaaaagaggcAGTAGTGAATGCAAGCAGGGATGGTAGCCCATGACCAGCAGAGGCCAAACAGACTTTAAGGCAGCATTCCGTTCTCCACACCCATGCCGGAAGCTTTCCTGCCACGCAAGCTTTCCGAGCATGCTAACTCGCCCCAAGCAGCTCCCATCCCGCAGCATCCACTGCAGCCGCTGAGGAGAGTGGCGCAGCGCAGAAACCAGTGTCCAGGTGGGGGAAGCGGTCCGTGGGAGTCACGTGGGCGGGAGGCCCAGCCAGGAATCCCAGGACTGCTCAGGCCTCCGCGCCCCGGGCCTCGCCCCGCCCGCGCGCGCTCGCGCGCCGAGGGCCACGCCCGTGACGTCGGCGGAGCGCGGTAGGGGGCGGGGCGCGGGCCGGAGTGGGCGGGGCGAGCAGGCGCGGCTGAATCGGGCGCCGCAAAGAGCCGCGCATTCCAGTGAGTCCACGTGACGCGGCCGCGAGGCCTGAGGTAAACAACCGCGGCCCCGCCTCCCGGGCCTCCGCGCGCACCGCGCTCCTCCTCGCCGGCGGGACGCGCTCCAACGGGGCGGGCGGCTTCCTCCGTGAGTCCCCAGCGGCCGCCGCGGGCCGAAGCAGCTGCAGCGGGCGCGGCGCCCCGGGTCTGCGGGCCGAGCGCACCGGCAGGGGTCGAGCTCGCGTCCCGTCCCCGCCCCCCCGCGCTGTGGCGCAGCAGGAATTTGGCCGGGACCCGGGCGCTATTCGCGGCTGCTGACTCGCGGCGGCCGGCGGCCTTTCGCACATCTCTATTCTGGGGCCGTTGGGTCACCGCGCTCCGCCGGCCCCCTCCCCCGGGCCCGGAGGGTGTGTCCCCCGCTCCGGGGCTCGCCGCGCCTATAAGGGGCCGAGCGGCGGGCAGGGACATGCAGCTCTACAGCAGCGTCTGCACCCACTACCCCGCCGGGGCCCCGGGTCCCACGGCCGCCGCCCCCGCGCCACCCGCCGCCGCTACTCCCTTCAAGGTCTCGCTGCAGCCCCCGGGAGCCGCCGGCGCCGCGCCCGAGCCCGAGACCGGTGAGTGCCAGCCCGCCGCGGCCGCCGAGCACCGGGAAGCCGCCTCTGTCCCCGCCGCCAAGATGCCCGCCTTCTCCTCCTGCTTCGAGGTGGTGTCCGGGGCCGCCGCGCccgcctccgccgccgccgccggcccgCCCGGCGCGTCCTGCaagccgccgctgccgccgcacTACACGTCCACCGCACAGATCACCGTGCGGGCCCTGGGCGCCGACAGGCTCCTGCTGCACGGGCCCGATCCCGTTCCCGGCGCCGCGGGCTCCGCCGCTGCCCCGCGCGGCCGCTGCCTCCTGCTCGCCCCGGCGCCCGCAGCCCCGGTCCCGCCGCGGCGGGGCTCCTCGGCCTGGCTCCTGGAGGAGCTGCTGCGGCCCGACTGCCCCGAGCCCGCGGGCTTGGACGCGACACGGGAGGGGCCCGATCGGAACTTCCGACTGAGCGAGCACCGCCAGGCCCTGGCCGCCGCCAAGCACCGAGGCCCCGCGGCGACCCCGGGGAGCCCCGATCCCGGCCCCGGTCCGTGGGGCGAAGAGCACTTGGCGGAGAGGGgccccaggggctgggagaggggcggCGACCGCTGCGACGCGCCCGGTGGGGACGCGGCGCGGAGGCCCGACCCAGAGGCCGAGGCACCCCCCGCCCGGAGCATCGAGGCCGCCCCAAGTAGCGCGGCGGAGCCGGTGATCGTCTCCAGGTCGGATCCCAGAGACGAGAAGCTGGCCCTGTACCTGGCCGAGGTGGAGAAGCAGGACAAGTATCTGCGGCAGAGGAATAAGTACCGATTCCACATCATTCCAGACGGCAACTGCCTCTACCGAGCTGTCAGCAAGACGGTGTACGGGGACCAGAGCCTGCACCGGGAGTTGAGGGAGCAGACGGTGCACTACATCGCCGACCATCTCGACCACTTCAGCCCCCTGATTGAGGGCGACGTGGGGGAGTTTATCATCGCTGCTGCCCAAGACGGGGCATGGGCCGGGTACCCGGAGTTGCTGGCCATGGGGCAGATGCTGAATGTGAATATCCACTTAACTACTGGAGGGAGGCTGGAGAGTCCCACGGTGTCTACCATGATTCATTATT is from Pan paniscus chromosome 8, NHGRI_mPanPan1-v2.0_pri, whole genome shotgun sequence and encodes:
- the OTUD1 gene encoding OTU domain-containing protein 1, giving the protein MQLYSSVCTHYPAGAPGPTAAAPAPPAAATPFKVSLQPPGAAGAAPEPETGECQPAAAAEHREAASVPAAKMPAFSSCFEVVSGAAAPASAAAAGPPGASCKPPLPPHYTSTAQITVRALGADRLLLHGPDPVPGAAGSAAAPRGRCLLLAPAPAAPVPPRRGSSAWLLEELLRPDCPEPAGLDATREGPDRNFRLSEHRQALAAAKHRGPAATPGSPDPGPGPWGEEHLAERGPRGWERGGDRCDAPGGDAARRPDPEAEAPPARSIEAAPSSAAEPVIVSRSDPRDEKLALYLAEVEKQDKYLRQRNKYRFHIIPDGNCLYRAVSKTVYGDQSLHRELREQTVHYIADHLDHFSPLIEGDVGEFIIAAAQDGAWAGYPELLAMGQMLNVNIHLTTGGRLESPTVSTMIHYLGPEDSLRPSIWLSWLSNGHYDAVFDHSYPNPEYDNWCKQTQVQRKRDEELAKSMAISLSKMYIEQNACS